A stretch of DNA from Cupriavidus taiwanensis:
AGCCCTGGCCGCAGGTTGTGCGGGCAGGGTTCCAGCCCAGTTCCAGGGCAGATGTGCCGGCTGACCCTCCCGCTGAGGGGCGGGCCGCAGCCGGGTCCATTCGGATAGCATCTCCCCATGCAGAGTGCCGGCCAGGGCAATGCCCGAAGCCGGTTCGAATAGTGACGGCAGAGAGACAAAACTGATCATGGCGACCGGCAAAGGTGCGGCAGCTTCCACGCAGGAAGGCAAGTCCCAACCATCCAAGTTCACGCCGGGGCCATTCGATCCAGCCACCTGGCTGGAATGGTCCCGCCAGTGGCAGGGCACTGAAGGCAACGGCCACGCGGCCGCATCCGGCATGATGGCCGGCATCCCGGGCCTGGATGCGCTGGCAGGCGTCAAGATTGCGCCGGCCCAGCTGGCCGACATCCAGCAGCGCTACATGAAGGACTTCGCGGCGCTGTGGCAGGCGCTGGCCGAGGGCAAGCCCGACGGCACCGGCCCGCTGCACGACCGGCGCTTTGCCGGCGAGGCCTGGCGCAACAATGTGCCTTACCGCTACGCCGCCGCTTTCTACCTGCTCAACGCGCGCGCGCTGACCGAGCTGGCCGATGCCGTCGAGGGCGATGCCAAGACCCGCCAGCGCATCCGCTTTGCGATCTCGCAGTGGGTCGATGCGATGTCGCCCGCCAACTTCCTGGTCACCAATCCGGAAGCGCAGCGCCTGCTGATCGAATCGGGCGGCAAATCGCTGCGCGCCGGCGTGCGCAACATGATGGAAGACCTGACGCGCGGCAAGATCTCGCAGACCGACGAGACCGCGTTCGAAGTGGGACGCAATGTCGCGGTGACCGAAGGCGCGGTGGTCTACGAGAACGAATACTTCCAGCTGCTGCAGTACAAGCCGCTCACCGACAAGGTTTACGCACGGCCGCTGCTGCTGGTGCCGCCGTGCATCAACAAGTACTACATCCTTGATCTGCAGCCGGAAAGCTCGCTGGTGCGGCATGCGGTGGAGCAGGGCCATACGGTGTTTCTGGTGTCGTGGCGCAATCCCGACGCCAGCATGGCGTCGCGCACCTGGGACGACTACATCGAGAACGCCGCCATCCGCGCCATCGAAGTCGCGCGCGATATCAGCGGCGAGGACCAGATCAACGTGCTCGGCTTCTGCGTCGGCGGCACCATCATTTCGACCGCGCTCGCGGTGCTGGCCGCGCGCGGTCAGCATCCGGCGGCCAGCCTGACGCTGCTGACCACGCTGCTGGACTTTGCCGACACCGGCATCCTCGACGTCTTCGTCGACGAGGGCCACGTGCAGTTGCGCGAAGCCACGCTGGGCGGCGGTGCCGGCGCGCCGTGCGCGCTGCTGCGCGGGCTGGAGCTGGCCAACACCTTCTCGTTCCTGCGCCCGAACGACCTGGTGTGGAACTACGTGGTCGACAACTACCTGAAGGGCAATACCCCGGTGCCGTTCGACCTGCTGTTCTGGAATGGCGACGCGACCAACCTGCCGGGGCCGTGGTACTGCTGGTACCTGCGCCACACCTACCTGCAGAACGAGCTCAAGGTGCCGGGCAAGCTGACTGTATGCGATGCGCCGGTGGACCTGGGCAGCATCGACGTGCCGACCTATCTCTACGGCTCGCGCGAGGACCATATCGTGCCGTGGACCGCGGCCTATGCCTCGACCGCGCTGCTGAAGAACAAGCTGCGCTTCGTCCTGGGCGCGTCCGGCCATATCGCCGGCGTGATCAATCCGCCGGCCAAGAAAAAGCGCAGCCACTGGACCAACGACGCTTTGCCGGCGTCGCCGCAGCAATGGCTGGCCGGCGCCACCGAGCATCCCGGCAGCTGGTGGCCGGACTGGTCGGCATGGCTGGCCAGCCATGCAGGCGCCAAGCGCGCCGCGCCTGCGCAGTACGGCAACGCGCGCTATCCTGCGATCGAACCCGCGCCTGGGCGCTACGTCAAGGCCAAGGCCTGATGCCCGCGCGACGCCGGCGTGCGCCCAGCGCGAGCGCCGGCGGAGTGCGGGTCCCCTGTTTCCATTGAGAGGACTACACCATGACTGACGTTGTCATCGTATCCGCGGCCCGTACCGCGGTTGGCAAATTTGGCGGCTCGCTGGCGAAGATTCCGGCGCCGGAACTGGGTGCCGTGGTGATCAAGGCCGCGCTCGAGCGCGCCGGCATCCAGCCGGATCAGGTCAGCGAAGTGATCATGGGGCAGGTGCTGGCCGCCGGCTCGGGCCAGAATCCGGCGCGCCAGGCCTCGATCAAGGCCGGCCTGCCGGCGATGGTGCCGGCCATGACCATCAACAAGGTGTGCGGCTCGGGCCTGAAGGCGGTGATGATGGCCGCCAATGCCATCATGGCGGGCGATGCCGAGATCGTGGTGGCCGGCGGCCAGGAGAACATGAGCGCCGCGCCGCACGTGCTGCCGGGCTCGCGCGACGGCTTCCGCATGGGCGACACCAAGCTGGTCGACACCATGATCGTCGACGGCCTGTGGGACGTGTACAACCAGTACCACATGGGCATCACCGCCGAGAACGTGGCCAAGGAATACGGCATCACGCGCGAGGCCCAGGACGAATTCGCGGTGGGCTCGCAGAACAAGGCCGAGGCCGCGCAAAAGGCCGGCAAGTTCGATGAAGAAATCGTGCCGGTGCTGATCCCGCAGCGCAAGGGCGACCCGGTGGCGTTCAAGACCGACGAGTTCGTGCGCCACGGCGCCACGCTCGACAGCATGTCCGGCCTCAGGCCTGCCTTCGACAAGGCCGGCTCCGTGACCGCGGCCAATGCCTCGGGCCTGAACGACGGCGCCGCCGCGGTGGTGGTGATGTCGGCCGCCAAGGCCAAGGAACTGGGCCTGACCCCGCTCGCCACCATCAAGAGCTACGCCAACGCCGGGGTCGACCCGAAGGTGATGGGCATGGGCCCGGTGCCGGCGTCCAAGCGCGCGCTGTCGCGCGCGGGCTGGACCCCGCAGGACCTGGACCTGATGGAAATCAACGAGGCCTTCGCCGCGCAGGCGCTGGCCGTGCACCAGCAGATGGGCTGGGATACCTCCAAGGTCAACGTCAATGGCGGCGCCATCGCCATCGGCCACCCGATCGGCGCGTCGGGCTGCCGTATCCTGGTGACGCTGCTGCACGAAATGAAGCGCCGCGATGCCAGGAAGGGTCTGGCCTCGCTGTGCATCGGCGGCGGCATGGGCGTGGCGCTGGCGGTCGAGCGCAACTAAGAAGGGGTGCGCCGGCCACGCGCGCATGGCGCGGCCGGCGGCAAATAACGAAAAGCCAATCAAGGAGTGGACATGACTCAGCGCATTGCGTATGTGACCGGCGGCATGGGTGGTATCGGGACCGCCATCTGCCAGCGGCTGGCCAGGGATGGCTTTCGCGTGGTGGCCGGCTGCGGCCCCAACTCGCCGCGCCGTGAAAAGTGGCTGGAACAGCAGAAGGCCCTGGGCTTCGATTTCGTCGCCTCCGAAGGCAACGTGGCGGACTGGGACTCGACCAAGGCCGCCTTCGACAAGGTCAAGGCCGAGGTCGGCGAAGTCGACGTGCTGATCAACAACGCCGGCATCACGCGCGACGTGGTGTTTCGCAAGATGACCCGCGCCGACTGGGATGCGGTGATCGACACCAACCTGACCTCGCTGTTCAACGTCACCAAGCAGGTGATCGACGGCATGGCCGACCGCGGCTGGGGCCGGATCGTCAATATCTCGTCGGTGAACGGGCAGAAGGGCCAGTTCGGCCAGACCAACTACTCCACCGCCAAGGCCGGCCTGCACGGCTTCACCATGGCGCTGGCGCAGGAGGTGGCGACCAAGGGCGTGACGGTGAACACGGTTTCGCCGGGCTATATCGCCACCGACATGGTCAAGGCGATCCGCCAGGACGTGCTCGACAAGATCGTCGGCACGATTCCGGTGAAGCGCCTGGGCGAGCCGGAAGAGATCGCGTCGATCTGCGCGTGGCTGTCGTCCGACGAGTCCGGCTTCTCGACGGGCGCCGACTTCTCGCTCAACGGCGGCCTGCACATGGGCTGACCTGGCCTTCAGCCAGCCGCGCCGGCGGCCGCGTTTTGCGGTGCAGCCAGCGCGGCGCACAAGGCGGCGGAGGCTCGTTCTCGCTGCCGCTCGCGCGGGCCGTGATGGCCCGCGAATCATTTCCAGGCGCGCGGCATCGGCTTCGCGGCGCGCCGGCCTACCGGGTTTTCCTTAAGCCCCGTCGCTTTTCTTAGTGCTTTGTTGGGCATAGAATCAGGGCAGCGGCGCAGCCAGCACCATAGTCGTGCAGCATCAGCCCTCGCGGGGGCGAGACGGCGTGCCGCGGCGCGCAGCCATGCGCGAACAGCCGCAAGACGGCCGGCACGATAACAGCAGATGGCGCGGGCGGTACCGATTTGCGCATTGCACCCCATGC
This window harbors:
- the phaC gene encoding class I poly(R)-hydroxyalkanoic acid synthase — translated: MATGKGAAASTQEGKSQPSKFTPGPFDPATWLEWSRQWQGTEGNGHAAASGMMAGIPGLDALAGVKIAPAQLADIQQRYMKDFAALWQALAEGKPDGTGPLHDRRFAGEAWRNNVPYRYAAAFYLLNARALTELADAVEGDAKTRQRIRFAISQWVDAMSPANFLVTNPEAQRLLIESGGKSLRAGVRNMMEDLTRGKISQTDETAFEVGRNVAVTEGAVVYENEYFQLLQYKPLTDKVYARPLLLVPPCINKYYILDLQPESSLVRHAVEQGHTVFLVSWRNPDASMASRTWDDYIENAAIRAIEVARDISGEDQINVLGFCVGGTIISTALAVLAARGQHPAASLTLLTTLLDFADTGILDVFVDEGHVQLREATLGGGAGAPCALLRGLELANTFSFLRPNDLVWNYVVDNYLKGNTPVPFDLLFWNGDATNLPGPWYCWYLRHTYLQNELKVPGKLTVCDAPVDLGSIDVPTYLYGSREDHIVPWTAAYASTALLKNKLRFVLGASGHIAGVINPPAKKKRSHWTNDALPASPQQWLAGATEHPGSWWPDWSAWLASHAGAKRAAPAQYGNARYPAIEPAPGRYVKAKA
- a CDS encoding 3-ketoacyl-ACP reductase, whose amino-acid sequence is MTQRIAYVTGGMGGIGTAICQRLARDGFRVVAGCGPNSPRREKWLEQQKALGFDFVASEGNVADWDSTKAAFDKVKAEVGEVDVLINNAGITRDVVFRKMTRADWDAVIDTNLTSLFNVTKQVIDGMADRGWGRIVNISSVNGQKGQFGQTNYSTAKAGLHGFTMALAQEVATKGVTVNTVSPGYIATDMVKAIRQDVLDKIVGTIPVKRLGEPEEIASICAWLSSDESGFSTGADFSLNGGLHMG
- a CDS encoding acetyl-CoA C-acetyltransferase, producing MTDVVIVSAARTAVGKFGGSLAKIPAPELGAVVIKAALERAGIQPDQVSEVIMGQVLAAGSGQNPARQASIKAGLPAMVPAMTINKVCGSGLKAVMMAANAIMAGDAEIVVAGGQENMSAAPHVLPGSRDGFRMGDTKLVDTMIVDGLWDVYNQYHMGITAENVAKEYGITREAQDEFAVGSQNKAEAAQKAGKFDEEIVPVLIPQRKGDPVAFKTDEFVRHGATLDSMSGLRPAFDKAGSVTAANASGLNDGAAAVVVMSAAKAKELGLTPLATIKSYANAGVDPKVMGMGPVPASKRALSRAGWTPQDLDLMEINEAFAAQALAVHQQMGWDTSKVNVNGGAIAIGHPIGASGCRILVTLLHEMKRRDARKGLASLCIGGGMGVALAVERN